One window of the Mycobacterium haemophilum DSM 44634 genome contains the following:
- a CDS encoding TIGR03668 family PPOX class F420-dependent oxidoreductase yields MREFDPKVRLTQSPVARLATVTPEGMPHLVPVVFAVSQDVIYTAVDAKPKTTPRLRRLTNIENNPQVSLLVDHYTDDWTQLWWVRVDGVATIHPDGTVMHTAYRLLRAKYAQYQSIPLNGPVIAVVARRWSSWHA; encoded by the coding sequence GTGCGGGAATTCGACCCGAAGGTCCGGCTCACACAGTCCCCGGTAGCACGACTGGCCACCGTCACACCCGAGGGCATGCCGCATCTGGTGCCAGTCGTCTTCGCAGTCAGCCAGGACGTCATATATACCGCCGTCGATGCGAAGCCGAAGACAACACCGCGGCTGCGGCGCCTGACCAACATCGAGAACAATCCACAAGTCAGCCTGCTCGTCGACCACTACACCGACGATTGGACGCAGTTGTGGTGGGTCCGCGTCGACGGTGTCGCCACGATCCACCCAGACGGCACGGTGATGCATACCGCATACCGGCTGCTTCGCGCCAAATACGCTCAGTACCAATCGATTCCGTTGAACGGGCCGGTAATTGCGGTTGTCGCGCGCCGCTGGTCCAGCTGGCACGCCTAA
- a CDS encoding FadD7 family fatty acid--CoA ligase, with translation MKSESITSSGAPVEQIDAGLTGQFASPRIADLVQAAAIRNPDAPALVVTADRIAVSYRDLLGLVDDLAGQLTQGGLLPGDRVALRAASNTEFVVGLLAASRAGLIVVPLDPSLPIHEQCIRSQVAGVRVALVDSLDPEGVGDQREATMRCWPIAVSDGRATGAPEGSLSVHLDAAVTPNPVTSTPDGLRHDDAMIMFTGGTTGLPKMVPWTDGNIASSVRAIIAAYQLGPQDATVAVMPLYHGHGLIAALLSTLTSGGAVLLPARGRFSAHTFWDDIDAVAATWYTAVPTIHRILLELAATQSSRSKRATLRFIRSCSAPLTAETAQALREEFSVPVVCAFGMTEATHQVTTTGIELLGQGENSAATDGLVGQSTGAQIRIVGSDGQPLPPDAVGEVWLRGPTVVRGYLGDPAITAANFTRGWLRTGDLGSLSATGDLRIRGRIKELINRGGEKISPERVEGVLASHPNVLEVAVFGDPDKMYGETVAAVIVPRESIAPTPAELAVFCRDRLAAFEVPTSFQEASALPHTAKGSLDRRAVAEQFAHRG, from the coding sequence ATGAAATCAGAGTCGATTACCAGCAGCGGAGCTCCGGTTGAACAGATCGATGCGGGGCTGACTGGCCAATTCGCGAGCCCGCGCATCGCCGACTTGGTCCAGGCGGCGGCAATCCGGAATCCGGACGCGCCGGCGCTTGTCGTGACCGCCGATCGCATAGCGGTGAGCTATCGAGACTTGCTCGGACTGGTCGATGATTTGGCCGGTCAGCTGACGCAGGGTGGTCTGCTGCCTGGCGATCGGGTCGCGCTGCGCGCGGCTAGCAACACCGAATTCGTTGTCGGCCTACTGGCGGCGTCGCGAGCCGGCTTGATCGTGGTGCCGTTAGATCCGTCTCTACCCATCCACGAGCAGTGCATCCGGAGCCAAGTAGCGGGCGTGCGAGTGGCACTGGTGGACAGTCTTGACCCTGAGGGCGTTGGCGACCAACGAGAAGCGACGATGCGCTGCTGGCCGATCGCGGTTTCCGACGGCCGCGCCACAGGCGCTCCAGAAGGCAGCCTGTCGGTCCACTTGGACGCCGCTGTGACACCGAATCCGGTCACTTCGACGCCCGACGGACTCCGGCATGACGACGCCATGATCATGTTCACCGGCGGAACAACGGGTCTGCCGAAAATGGTCCCGTGGACCGACGGAAATATCGCCAGTTCAGTTCGTGCCATCATCGCCGCATACCAGCTCGGTCCGCAGGATGCGACCGTCGCGGTGATGCCGCTTTACCACGGTCACGGGCTAATTGCTGCCTTGCTGTCGACCCTGACATCTGGAGGTGCGGTGTTGCTGCCTGCTCGCGGGCGGTTCTCGGCGCACACATTCTGGGACGACATCGACGCCGTTGCGGCCACGTGGTACACGGCGGTGCCGACGATCCACCGGATCCTGTTGGAGCTCGCCGCTACTCAATCTTCCCGGAGCAAACGAGCCACACTCCGCTTTATTCGCAGTTGCAGCGCGCCCCTTACTGCGGAAACGGCGCAAGCACTGCGTGAAGAGTTCTCAGTGCCGGTGGTATGTGCTTTCGGCATGACCGAGGCCACCCACCAGGTGACCACTACGGGTATCGAGCTGCTCGGCCAAGGCGAAAACTCTGCTGCAACAGACGGTCTCGTCGGTCAGTCGACTGGCGCCCAGATCCGCATCGTCGGGTCCGACGGCCAACCCCTCCCTCCAGATGCCGTCGGGGAGGTCTGGTTGCGTGGTCCTACCGTGGTGCGTGGGTATCTGGGTGACCCGGCGATAACCGCCGCGAACTTCACCCGCGGATGGCTGCGTACCGGTGATCTGGGGTCACTGTCGGCGACCGGTGACCTGAGGATCCGGGGCCGGATCAAGGAACTCATAAACCGCGGCGGCGAGAAGATCTCACCGGAGCGCGTCGAGGGAGTGTTGGCCAGTCATCCCAACGTTTTGGAGGTGGCGGTCTTTGGTGATCCGGACAAGATGTACGGGGAGACAGTGGCCGCAGTGATCGTTCCTCGTGAGTCCATTGCGCCGACCCCGGCCGAGCTTGCGGTGTTCTGCCGTGATCGGTTGGCGGCCTTCGAAGTGCCCACCAGCTTTCAGGAGGCCAGTGCGCTGCCGCATACGGCCAAAGGTTCGCTCGACCGCCGCGCTGTGGCCGAACAGTTCGCCCATCGGGGGTGA
- a CDS encoding elongation factor G-like protein EF-G2, with translation MAERVNASRGVGAAPTADSPGNVRNVVLVGPSGAGKTTLVEALLVAAGVLSRPGTVVDGSTVCDYDEAEIRQQRSVGVALASLLYDGIKVNLVDTPGYADFVGELRAGLRAADCALFVIAANEGVDEPTKSLWAECSQVGMPRAVAITKLDHARANYSEALSAAQNAFGDKVLPLYLPTGDGLIGLLSQTRYQYTGGSRTTHVPDRSDADRIEQARGTLIEGIIEESEDESLMERYLGGETIDESVLIDDLERAVARGSFFPVIPVCSNTGVGTCELLEIATRGFPSPMEHRIPEVFTPQGAPHAELACDANAPLLAEVVKTTSDPYVGRVSLVRVFSGTIRPDTTVHVSGHFASFFSGPNGATTTHPDHDEDERVGVLSFPLGKQQRPASAVVAGDICAIGKLSRAETGDTLSDKSEPLVLKPWTMPEPLLPVAIAAHAKTDEDKLSVGLGRLAAEDPTLRIEQNQETHQVVLWCMGEAHAGVVLDALANRYGVTVDTVELRVPLRETFSGKAKGHGRHIKQSGGHGQYGVCDIEVEPLPEGAGFEFLDKVVGGTVPRQFIPSVEKGIRAQMEKGVQAGYPVVDVRVTLLDGKAHSVDSSDFAFQMAGALALREAAAATKVTLLEPIDEISVLVPDDFVGAVMGDLSSRRGRVLGTDTAGQERTVVKAEVPQIELTRYAIDLRSLAHGAASFTRSFARYEPMPESAAARVKTTE, from the coding sequence ATGGCGGAAAGAGTGAATGCGTCCCGGGGCGTAGGAGCCGCTCCCACCGCAGACAGCCCCGGCAACGTTCGCAATGTGGTTCTGGTCGGGCCGTCCGGAGCAGGTAAGACCACCCTGGTCGAGGCCCTCCTGGTCGCGGCCGGCGTGTTGTCCAGACCGGGCACCGTGGTGGACGGCAGCACGGTCTGCGACTACGACGAAGCCGAGATCCGGCAGCAACGGTCAGTGGGCGTTGCCCTGGCCTCTCTGCTATACGACGGCATCAAGGTCAACCTCGTCGACACTCCCGGATACGCCGATTTTGTGGGCGAGCTGCGGGCCGGGTTACGAGCCGCGGACTGCGCGCTGTTCGTCATCGCGGCAAACGAGGGCGTCGACGAACCGACCAAGTCGCTCTGGGCAGAATGCAGCCAGGTCGGGATGCCCCGCGCCGTGGCAATCACCAAGCTCGACCACGCCCGGGCGAATTACTCCGAGGCACTGTCCGCCGCACAAAACGCATTCGGCGACAAGGTTTTACCGCTTTACCTGCCGACCGGGGACGGCCTGATCGGATTGTTGTCACAGACCCGCTATCAGTACACCGGCGGCAGCCGAACAACGCACGTCCCCGACCGGTCGGACGCCGATCGGATCGAGCAAGCGCGCGGCACCTTGATTGAAGGAATCATCGAGGAATCCGAGGATGAGTCGCTGATGGAACGCTATCTCGGCGGCGAGACGATTGACGAGTCGGTGCTCATCGACGACCTCGAAAGAGCCGTTGCCCGAGGTTCGTTCTTCCCGGTGATCCCGGTGTGTAGTAACACCGGTGTCGGCACGTGCGAATTGCTCGAAATCGCCACCCGCGGATTCCCATCTCCGATGGAACATCGGATACCAGAAGTCTTCACGCCGCAGGGCGCTCCACACGCCGAGCTGGCCTGTGACGCTAATGCGCCGTTGCTTGCAGAGGTGGTGAAGACGACGTCAGACCCCTACGTCGGCAGGGTCAGCCTGGTCCGGGTGTTCTCCGGGACCATCAGGCCCGACACGACGGTTCATGTGTCGGGCCATTTTGCGTCGTTTTTCTCCGGACCCAACGGCGCGACTACCACGCACCCCGACCATGACGAGGATGAACGTGTCGGGGTCCTGTCATTTCCACTCGGCAAGCAGCAGCGCCCCGCATCCGCGGTGGTGGCGGGCGACATCTGCGCGATCGGCAAACTGAGCCGAGCCGAAACCGGCGACACGCTCTCCGACAAGTCCGAGCCCTTGGTGCTGAAACCCTGGACAATGCCTGAACCACTGCTGCCGGTCGCCATTGCCGCGCACGCCAAGACCGACGAAGACAAGCTGTCGGTCGGGCTGGGGCGGTTGGCCGCCGAAGATCCGACACTGCGGATCGAACAGAATCAGGAGACGCACCAGGTCGTGCTGTGGTGCATGGGCGAAGCACACGCCGGGGTCGTACTCGACGCGCTAGCCAACCGCTACGGCGTCACCGTGGACACGGTGGAACTCCGGGTGCCGCTGCGGGAAACCTTCAGCGGCAAAGCGAAAGGCCATGGCCGCCACATCAAGCAATCCGGCGGCCACGGCCAGTACGGGGTGTGCGATATCGAAGTAGAGCCGCTGCCGGAAGGCGCCGGGTTTGAGTTCCTCGACAAAGTGGTAGGCGGGACGGTGCCACGACAATTCATCCCCAGCGTGGAAAAGGGTATCCGCGCTCAGATGGAAAAAGGAGTGCAGGCCGGCTATCCGGTGGTCGATGTCCGGGTCACTCTGCTCGACGGCAAGGCCCACAGCGTCGACTCTTCGGACTTCGCGTTCCAGATGGCGGGAGCGTTGGCATTACGTGAGGCGGCAGCTGCGACGAAGGTGACCTTGCTCGAACCGATCGACGAGATCTCGGTGCTGGTACCCGATGATTTCGTCGGCGCGGTGATGGGTGACCTGTCGAGTCGTCGCGGCCGGGTGCTCGGCACCGATACCGCCGGTCAGGAACGCACGGTAGTAAAAGCCGAGGTCCCTCAGATCGAGCTGACCCGGTACGCAATCGATTTACGCTCACTCGCGCACGGCGCTGCGTCATTCACCCGCTCGTTTGCCCGCTATGAACCTATGCCCGAATCCGCGGCAGCCCGGGTGAAGACCACGGAGTAG